From Rana temporaria chromosome 5, aRanTem1.1, whole genome shotgun sequence:
gagagcccgtagctctacgtcgactCTCTCGCAGGGAACTAGGGGcgtgcgcgcccccgactcccgtgcgcgtgcccagcgggcgTTATGGCGgccgggcacacgcaatcgctcattacagagcggggaccgggagctgtgtgtgtaaacacacagctcccggtcctgtcagggggggaaaatgCTGATcccctgttcatacaatgtatgaacagaagatcagtgattccccctagtgaggccaccccccccccacagtaagaacacacccagggacatacttaaccccttccccgccccctagtgttaaccccttcactgtcagtggcatttttatagtaatccaatgcatttttatagcactgatcgctataaaaatggcaatggtcccaaaaatgtgtcaaaagtggccgaagtgtccgccataatgtcgcagtaccaaaaaaaaaacgctgatcgccgccattactagtaaaaaaaaatattaataaaaatgccataaaaataccccctattttataaacgctaaaacttttgcgcaaaccaatcaataaacgcttattgcgattttttttatgaaaaatatgtagaagaatacgtatcggcctaaactgaggaaaaaaaaaattatatatatttttgggggatatttattacagcaaaaagtaaaaaatattattttttttcaaaaatgtcgctctatttttgtatagcgcaaaaactaaaaaccgcagaggtgatcaaataccaccaatagaaagctatatttgtgagaaaaaaaggacgccaattttgtttgggagccacgtcgcatgatcgcgcaattgtcagttaaagctaagcagtgccgaatcgcaaaaagtactctggtctttgaccagcaatatggtccgggggttaagtggttaaatgatggcAAGGTTAAATCTGCAATAAATCTATGACAACATTAAAATAGGTAGGCCGGGTGGGGACTTTGCTGGTGGCTGAAGCAGCTTCAGGTCAGTGATCCTAGCCCTTATAcacattaaaataaatgtatgatTTTTCCATAAAGGTTGGAGGGAGGAGAAATTACACTGGACAACTCAACACCTTACCATgatttcatcagtcaaaactatttttttcccatgatGCAAGTGGCCTATTTGATTTTTAATCTATCATAATCAAGAATCAGTCATAGGACCACCTTCCATCTTAAACTGCCACGATAAATTCCAGTGGTAGCCTCTCCATTGACATATGTATCACAAACCAAAAAGATACTTCAAACAGCTTCTCTTTAACCCGAAGGCCAGGCATGATCTTTTGgtgatttaaaggggttttaaacctTTGTGTTGTTTGACCTTAATGcatactatgcattaaggtgaaaaaacaccttacagtcttcacacctcccccccccgagccccagttttacttacctgagccccgaatctccgtgggcATGATCCCCAGCTCTTGTTGGCtcgtcattggatgattgatagcagcgcagccattggctgtcaatcaaattaatgaCGCCGCACGCCATGGGGCGGGGGCCGAGTCATGCTTTTGGCGGCTATGGCTGCCgagtgtatcacacaggagcgtgcccgcaaggtaaccccctcgggagagagcttccaagagggggttagctcttgcagggaggagccgcgagagccgccgcgGGACCCgttgggaccactctgtgcaaaatgacctgcacagtggaggtaagtatggcatgtttgtttaaaaaaaaaaatgaacctttagtatccctttaGGACAATTACCTTATTTACTggtaattatttattgcaaactCCTCACAATATAAAGTCTTAAATAGATTCTGCTGACAAACAGGATGGAGGCCAAAAAAAGCCTTTCTAGATTAAAAATCCCTTTACATGACTTTGGTAatgaaaagttttttgtttttttcaagggAACATTGACTATTGAGTAAGAAATGTAGGACGGACACTGCGACCCAGTTAACTCAAAGAAAATTTGTAACTTATCATGGTCATACTGGTACATTATCAATATGTGTGAATTGTGAATGTTTGACTATTAAGTAAGCTATATAGGAGGGCCACTTTGGAAGGATAAACAACtaatacattttcttttgtaATATGTGACCCAGTGAACTCGAAGAAATCTTTTAACTTATCATGGTCATACTGGTACATTATCAATGTGTGTGAACTGTGAGTGTTGACATTCAGCAGTAGTGAGATCCTTTTCCATTTATTAATGCAGACATTAATTTCACCTGTCAGTAAACCAGAGATATCAGTCAACACACATAggggtcaattcacaaagctttttttGCCGATACCGGTCGTTATGTAAACGATTTCACACGTTATTGAATCAAGTCCAATTCACTAAACGATTTAACGCTTGTAAAAATCATCAAATAACGTTTCACTACACAGAACCGATATTTTTAGTTTTGAGTCGTTATTGAACGTATTGATCGTTGTTTTAACGACTCAAATCGTTAAATATGTACAGAAGTGCAATTCACAAAGGTTTTTTAGACAATTAACGATCGCTAAGCAATCGTTAAATAAGCACCTCCCTGAGGGTGGCGTTATGACATTTCCCAGGCGGTATATCATTTGTTGAGAGGAATTTTTTGGCGGTTTAGGCTTGTGGTAAATTTTGTTACGAGTTTTGTGCAAGATGGAACCATTTGGATGTGCTTTATTTGAACTGAAACTGATCCAGAGGCGAAGAAGGACACGTCAGAATGTCGTTCAGATAGAGAAACGTGTATTTCGTTCACGTACCTTTTTGGATCAATTTTCTGAAACCCAGGTGATAGCCAAATTTAGATTATCCTCTCCCATGATATATTCCCTGTATGATGAAATACACTTGGCCCTAGAAACACGCACGCGGAGAAGTAATGCAGTACCAGGTCTTGTGCGTTTTTTGGCAGTACTTCATTTTCTAGGAAAGGCCTCATACCAACATGTCAGTGGTGAGATTGTTGGCATCTCACAACCCAGTTTTTCCCGCTGCTTGGTCGACGTCCTGCAAGCACTGCGACAACTTGCTCCAAAATACATTCATATGGGCAAGTCACGTGAAGAGCGGGATCAAATAAAACGTGGTTTTTTTGACCTAGCAGGAATGCCCAATGTCATTGGGgcaatagactgcacccatgtgccaTTATGTCCCCCATCAGAACAGGAGCACATCTACAGAAACCGTAAGGCTTACCATTCCCTCAACATCCAGGTGATCTGTGATTCGAACCTCATAATCCGTGATGTTGTCACCGGCTTTCCAGGATCCTGTCATGATGCCCATATATTGCGCCAATCGGGAATATATGATACTCTGGACAAGGACTTAGAAAATAATGGATGGCTGCTGGGTAAGTGTGCTCCACTGTTTATTTTATGGTGTGTTTTCCAGTTATAAAtgcgtatttatttttttattccatactAGACTGACATTAGTGCTATATCAGTAACATGACAGCTCAACAGCTTTACATTAATCAGTATTTCAAAAACATGTAATAATAAACTCAGAATTTAAATGTCCAAAATACTTTCAAGTACTTTTTAGTTAGCTATCACCTGGTTCAAGGTCCACAAATCTTTCCTTTCTCATGTGAGGTGTATTGTTGTTCCACATGTTCCGTGTGCACTGAAAAGTAGTCACTACTTCAAGCTTGCTTAAGTAATGTATTACACTATCATATTAAGACATCACATGAGAGCGCTAGGAACTACTTATCAAAACACACATGACCAAGGTGTGCCAAAGAAGCCACCCACCAGAATTAAGTACAGTACCTATATGTAAATGATTGCAGCATAAGATGCAACAATTTTGTCTGTAGTTGATTTACTTGAATGTATAGTTAATATTTAAATCTGGGAGTTCAACACTATCCCTTCGGTTAACCCCCCAATATGCATAACATCAAGCAGCACTACCAAGCacaacaatcaccccccccccattgtgcatATGTATTGTACATGAAACAGACATGTCCCTCTGGTTCTCCGTTATAGTCCCATACGAGGTCTGCACTATAGTATTGAAATATTTATGACAGGCAGACTTttcctccagcatttttttttttgcataacatTCACatgcactacactacactacagtaATCATGGCCCACAACTGTGGTATGCTGTTGTGTTGTGAGTTAAGTACCATTAATGCTCAATCAAAAGTACAAATCCAGAACCTTGCCcccacaaataattttaaaatgtgcTTTATTAGACGTATGTTATCCATATGTGACTAACAATGGAAAATTTTCTAAAATGACCACACAATTGGCCACTACATCATGTGATTTAGCATGATTTCTTCTATACTTACAAAtaaatttatattgttttaaaattTATAGGAGATGCTGGTTACCCATGTCTACCATGGCTCTTAACACCAATCAACAGGCCATCCTCTCCTGCAGAAGCAGCTTACAATGTTGCTCATACAAAAACAAGAGTGGTGATCGAAAGATGCTTTGGTGTCCTAAAGAGCCGTTTCCGATGCATGTCCTTGTCTGGTGGATTCCTACAGTATTCCCCCAGTAAGGTAGCTGATATGTTCCTAGCATGCAGCATTCTCCATAACATAGCAAGGCATGGTGGACTACAAGAGGAACTAGACACCACAGTGGAGGATGACATGCCCACAATTCCAGTGGAAAATGATCAAAGGGGAAACACAGCAAGAAGTAAACTGATTGCAAACTATTTTTCAGGTAATAAACCACCGTAACATGGTTTTAATTTTCCAAACATCATCAGAAATGATCACAAACTTGCATTATTAAGTTGAAGAGACAGACATGCTGTAAAATGAATTATTTGGGCTGATCTTGTTTATCAATGTAAAATCTtaaccaatgatgttttttttattatttcaggttAACTCAACTCTAAAAACTTTGGAGAACTATAATAAAATTAAGACAAgagtacaaaaattgcaaaaaaatgagtctttattttgtttttgtattttcactttgttgtacttcttttgcatttattttttacaacattGAACAATAACAGTTTCAAACATGTAAAATAAAAGTTTCACTTAAAAGTCTTTTACAAAATCTAAATTGTGTTTGAATTCTTTATTGCAACAAATGTAAGTGTGGGTTATACACGCAAAAATTCTGTTCATCTGCTAATAAGTACCAACATTTTTTTGACATTAGTGAGAAGCAATAAAATAGAAGACCGAACTGTGTGCCAAAGACAGTTGAAATGCTGCAGTTGCCTGAAACCATGTCCTTGCCAGAAAGATGGTGAATGAAATGAGTGCTGTTAACTGCGTTGTGTGGGAGAGGGgagaaatgaaataaaactaaaataaataccaccaattgACGTAATGGCAGATGGCTATAGCCAACCTAAGGTAAAGAGAGTAAGTGACCTGTAAATAAGCCGTTGATATGCAAACCATTAAATAACACAATAATTGAATcataatattatatttttggtgttatttattgtTTTGTATATCATCACCTTCATCACTGGTCACTTAACTCTACCTTTGGTTGCCTATAGTCATCTACCATTACCCCAAATGttacatatattttaatttcTCCTCTCCACCCCACACCGCAGTTACCATTACTCATTTCATTACTGAGAAACAATGCACGTTAGTTAAAATGTTAACTATTCCACGCAGGGCATTTGAAAGATGGAATAGCGGTTGTCTACaaattgcagaaacatttttaaccTCATTAGTCAGGAAATGATACCTACATTCCATACCAATAACATGTGGTTTCAAAAGTTACAGAAGTCAAATTACAGCCAACACAACATCAAAAATATATGGTTGGGCAAGATGGAGTATGCAACCATttggatgtttgtttttttagtatgAATCAAACTACCGGCGAAAACCACACAGAGAAACATGGTCCTTGCTGTGACAACAACAATGGATGGCGCATTTTAGTCACAGAGTACAGATAAAAAACCAAGCACTTGAGTGAAAATATcaataatttacatccacgtggataaaatataaaaaaaaaaatttagatccaATAGTGTGCCTTCCTGACGGAAGAAAAGCATGACAAACCTGTCACATTTTCTGCTGTGACAAAGGGTGTCTGTTTCAAATGCGTAGACGTGATGTTATGTGATGTATTCTCCTATTAAACGAATATGATTGATGATTTTATGTAGTGCTGATGAATTATATCTCTACTCTGTAACTTCAACTCTATTACTATTGATAGTTCACTTCTACTTTTCAACAATCCTACCACTTTTTTTGccttacaacaaaaaaatggttctgcttttgaaaaaaaaatatacatgttaaAACAAATATTTGACAATATTGTTGCACTTGCATTTCAACGTGTATATACAAACAATTATGAAAACCGTAATGATAACAGTAATGAATACTAGAACATGCTTGATAGATAAAAATAGATTTCACATAATTCTCAACCTTTTTTGAAATGTTTTCAGAGGCTATAATGTCATAGCAAAAATCCCATATAACATTAATTGTATatctattgaaaataaaatcaaagctACATAACTGTCTAAAGACGTTTCATTGGTCATCCAACCAGCTTGATCAATGATGGCCATTGAAACATCTAAAACTCAAATACAAACGTCATGTTGATTACACATATTTGGTACAGATCTGCAACGACATGGTCAAATGACATATTTAACTGGAAAAAGCATCTATATAGCAGTCAACTTTGGGCAATATATGACTTAACAATGTTGCGTGCTGAGTAAAAATTTAAAGAACAAATGTTTGCAAGCTCTTTAAATTCAAACTCAGTTGTGAATTAtgtgaaatgtattaaaaaaaaaaaattgtacttcttATAACATTTAAATATCCTGAATAGTAAAATTATCAATAGCATCATTTTCGATAATACTTTCACAAACAAAactgctgtggttgctgctggttAGATTCCGAGCATTATGAGATTGCTCACCAGGAGATGGCAGATGTGCTTCTAAGAGTTCAGTTAGTTTGGCCATAAAGGAGAGCTTCTGCTGGCGATAGGTGTGTTGAGCTGCATTATGTTGCTCTA
This genomic window contains:
- the LOC120940153 gene encoding putative nuclease HARBI1 codes for the protein MEPFGCALFELKLIQRRRRTRQNVVQIEKRVFRSRTFLDQFSETQVIAKFRLSSPMIYSLYDEIHLALETRTRRSNAVPGLVRFLAVLHFLGKASYQHVSGEIVGISQPSFSRCLVDVLQALRQLAPKYIHMGKSREERDQIKRGFFDLAGMPNVIGAIDCTHVPLCPPSEQEHIYRNRKAYHSLNIQVICDSNLIIRDVVTGFPGSCHDAHILRQSGIYDTLDKDLENNGWLLGDAGYPCLPWLLTPINRPSSPAEAAYNVAHTKTRVVIERCFGVLKSRFRCMSLSGGFLQYSPSKVADMFLACSILHNIARHGGLQEELDTTVEDDMPTIPVENDQRGNTARSKLIANYFSG